From Daucus carota subsp. sativus chromosome 6, DH1 v3.0, whole genome shotgun sequence, the proteins below share one genomic window:
- the LOC108225462 gene encoding uncharacterized protein At4g28440: MTGQINGINPRTRLRRVVLTPLIYPHQTFHTHILLQRKKKKKRPQMATSRPALRKAVFVKVDALKPGTQGHNVVVKVVSSEEVLKKGQSKIPSLRKTRVSECLVGDETASILFTARNDQVDVMKPGTSVIIRNAKIDMYKGNMRLAVDKWGRLEVTEPVKFKVKTDNNLSSIEYELVDVVNPN; this comes from the exons ATGACGGGGCAGATCAACGGAATAAATCCAAGGACGAGATTACGAAGAGTCGTTCTGACACCCCTTATATACCCTCATCAAACATTTCACACCCACATTTTATTacagagaaagaaaaaaaaaaagagaccaCAAATGGCAACAAGCAGACCGGCTCTGAGGAAGGCGGTTTTTGTGAAGGTGGATGCTTTGAAACCGGGGACTCAGGGGCATAACGTTGTGGTTAAGGTTGTGAGTAGTGAAGAAGTGTTGAAGAAGGGTCAATCTAAGATTCCTTCTCTGAGGAAGACTCGTGTGTCTGAGTGTCTTGTTGGTGATGAAACTGCTTCTATCCTTTTTACTGCTCGTAACGATCAAG TTGATGTGATGAAGCCTGGTACGAGTGTAATCATAAGGAATGCAAAGATTGACATGTATAAAGGAAACATGAGGCTCGCAGTTGACAAATGGGGTCGCTTAGAGGTCACCGAACCTGTTAAGTTTAAAGTCAAGACGGACAATAACCTTTCTTCGATCGAGTATGAGCTGGTGGATGTTGTTAATCCCAACTGA